In a genomic window of Streptomyces katrae:
- the recO gene encoding DNA repair protein RecO yields MSLFRDDGIVLRTQKLGEADRIITLLTRGHGRVRAVARGVRRTKSKFGARLEPFSHADVQFFARGSELVGRSLPLCTQTEIIAPYGNGIVTDYARYTAGTAMLETAERFTENEGEPAVQQYLLLVGALRTLSRGEHEPHLILDAFLLRSLAVNGYAPSFEDCAKCGIHGPNRHFSVAAGGVICGDCRVPGSVVPSAEAIGLLSALLTGDWPTADAAQPRHVREGSGLVSAYLHWHLERGLRSLRYVEK; encoded by the coding sequence ATGAGTCTGTTCCGCGACGACGGCATCGTGCTGCGCACCCAGAAGCTGGGCGAGGCGGACCGCATCATCACGCTGCTCACCCGCGGCCACGGCCGCGTCCGGGCCGTCGCCCGCGGGGTACGGCGCACGAAGTCCAAGTTCGGCGCCCGGCTGGAACCTTTCTCCCACGCCGACGTGCAGTTCTTCGCCCGGGGCAGCGAGCTGGTCGGCCGCAGCCTGCCGCTGTGCACCCAGACCGAGATCATCGCCCCCTACGGCAACGGCATCGTCACCGACTACGCCCGCTACACCGCAGGCACCGCGATGCTGGAGACGGCCGAACGCTTCACCGAGAACGAGGGCGAGCCCGCCGTGCAGCAGTACCTGCTGCTGGTCGGCGCCCTGCGCACGCTCTCCCGCGGCGAGCACGAACCGCACCTGATCCTCGACGCCTTCCTGCTGCGCTCCCTGGCCGTCAACGGCTACGCGCCCAGCTTCGAGGACTGCGCGAAATGCGGCATCCACGGCCCCAACCGGCACTTCTCCGTCGCCGCGGGCGGGGTCATATGCGGCGACTGCCGGGTCCCCGGAAGCGTCGTACCATCTGCTGAGGCCATCGGCCTGCTCAGCGCCCTGCTGACGGGGGACTGGCCGACGGCCGACGCGGCCCAGCCGCGGCACGTGCGCGAGGGGAGCGGACTCGTCTCCGCCTATCTGCACTGGCATCTGGAACGCGGGCTGCGTTCCCTGCGTTACGTAGAGAAGTAA
- a CDS encoding aldo/keto reductase: MTTNENTSASVSASDSASDSAFTAATARRLGATGPSVFPLGLGCMGMSALYGEADRAESIATIHAFLEAAPEGMNTLLDTGDFYGMGHNELLINEALRTAPAAAREQALTSVKFGALRTVEGGFTGYDGRPAAVKNFLAYSLQRLGRDHIDVYRIARVDPDVPIEETVGAIAEAVQAGHVRHIGLSEVGADTLRRAAAVAPISDLQIEYSLISRGIEDRILPTARELGIGVTAYGVLSRGLISGHFSRDRALAPGDFRGMSPRFQGENLARNLDLVEALRKVAGEKGVSVAQIAIAWVLAQGPLRGVDIVPLVGARRRDRLTEALGALRIELTDADLAAIEAAVPAGAASGDRYPAAQMAHLDSEH, translated from the coding sequence ATGACCACGAACGAGAACACCTCCGCATCCGTCTCCGCATCCGACTCCGCATCCGACTCCGCGTTCACCGCCGCGACCGCCCGCCGGCTCGGGGCCACCGGCCCGTCCGTCTTCCCCCTGGGGCTGGGCTGCATGGGCATGTCCGCCCTCTACGGCGAGGCCGACCGGGCCGAGTCCATCGCCACGATCCACGCCTTCCTGGAAGCGGCCCCCGAGGGCATGAACACGCTCCTGGACACCGGCGACTTCTACGGCATGGGCCACAACGAGCTGCTGATCAACGAGGCCCTGCGCACCGCCCCGGCCGCCGCCCGCGAGCAGGCGCTGACCAGCGTCAAGTTCGGCGCCCTGCGGACCGTCGAGGGCGGGTTCACCGGGTACGACGGGCGGCCCGCGGCCGTGAAGAACTTCCTGGCCTACTCGCTCCAGCGGCTCGGCCGGGACCACATCGACGTCTACCGGATCGCCCGCGTCGACCCCGACGTCCCGATCGAGGAGACCGTCGGCGCCATCGCCGAGGCCGTGCAGGCGGGGCACGTGAGGCACATCGGGCTCTCCGAGGTCGGCGCGGACACCCTGCGCCGGGCCGCAGCGGTGGCCCCGATCTCGGACCTTCAGATCGAGTACTCGCTGATCTCCCGCGGCATCGAGGACCGGATCCTGCCGACGGCCCGCGAGCTCGGCATAGGCGTGACGGCCTACGGGGTGCTGTCGCGCGGCCTGATCAGCGGACACTTCAGCCGTGACCGCGCCCTCGCGCCCGGCGACTTCCGCGGGATGAGCCCCCGCTTCCAGGGCGAGAACCTGGCGCGCAACCTCGACCTGGTCGAGGCCCTGCGCAAGGTCGCCGGGGAGAAGGGCGTGAGCGTCGCCCAGATCGCGATCGCCTGGGTGCTCGCCCAGGGTCCGCTCCGCGGCGTCGACATCGTGCCCCTGGTGGGCGCCCGCCGCCGGGACCGGCTGACCGAGGCCCTGGGTGCGCTGCGGATAGAGCTGACCGACGCCGACCTGGCCGCGATCGAGGCGGCGGTGCCGGCCGGGGCCGCGTCCGGCGACCGGTACCCGGCCGCGCAGATGGCCCACCTCGACAGCGAGCACTGA
- a CDS encoding metal ABC transporter permease, translated as MDLLNYAFMQRALIAAALVGITAPAIGTYLVQRRQAVMGDGLGHVAMTGVALGFVLQASPVWTATLVAVAGAVGMELIRSRGKTSGDVALSMLFYGGLAGGVMIINVGGGSTTNLLSAMFGSITTVAPEDVTAMAILAAFVLAVTIGMRRQLFAVCQDEEFARVTGLPVRALNLLIAVTAAVTVTVAMRIVGLLLVSAMMVIPVAAAQRLTRGFAATLGLAVAISLTVSLTGTAATYYIDAPSGATIVLLAIGVFMAMTALSAPLARRRAKAARAAEEVCTRDDVKV; from the coding sequence ATGGACCTCCTGAACTACGCCTTCATGCAGCGGGCGCTGATCGCCGCCGCTCTGGTCGGCATCACCGCGCCCGCGATCGGCACCTATCTCGTCCAGCGCCGCCAGGCGGTCATGGGCGACGGCCTGGGCCACGTCGCGATGACCGGCGTCGCGCTCGGCTTCGTCCTCCAGGCCAGCCCGGTGTGGACGGCCACCCTCGTGGCGGTCGCCGGCGCCGTCGGCATGGAGCTGATCCGCTCCCGCGGCAAGACCAGCGGGGACGTCGCCCTGTCGATGCTGTTCTACGGCGGCCTCGCCGGCGGCGTGATGATCATCAACGTCGGCGGCGGCTCCACGACCAACCTGCTCAGCGCCATGTTCGGCTCGATCACCACGGTCGCCCCGGAGGACGTCACCGCGATGGCGATCCTCGCGGCGTTCGTGCTCGCCGTCACCATCGGCATGCGCCGCCAGCTGTTCGCCGTCTGCCAGGACGAGGAGTTCGCCCGGGTCACCGGCCTGCCGGTGCGCGCGCTGAACCTGCTGATCGCCGTCACCGCCGCCGTCACCGTCACGGTCGCCATGCGCATAGTCGGCCTGCTGCTGGTCAGCGCCATGATGGTGATTCCCGTCGCGGCCGCCCAGCGGCTCACCCGCGGTTTCGCCGCCACGCTCGGCCTGGCCGTGGCCATCAGCCTCACCGTCTCGCTGACCGGTACGGCCGCCACGTACTACATCGACGCGCCGTCGGGCGCCACGATCGTGCTGCTCGCGATCGGCGTCTTCATGGCGATGACGGCCCTGTCCGCTCCGCTGGCCAGGCGCCGTGCGAAGGCCGCCAGGGCCGCCGAGGAGGTCTGCACCCGGGACGACGTGAAGGTCTAG
- a CDS encoding glycine--tRNA ligase, whose amino-acid sequence MAADKIETIVSLSKRRGFVYPCSEIYGGSRAAWDYGPLGVELKENIKRQWWKAMVTGREDIVGIDSSVILAPEVWVASGHVATFSDPLTECTACHKRHRADHLEEAYEAKHGRLPENGLADINCPHCGVKGQFTEPKQFSGMLETHLGPTQDTGSKAYLRPETAQGIFTNFALVQTSSRKKPPFGIAQMGKSFRNEITPGNFIFRTREFEQMEMEFFVKPGEDEQWQEYWMQERWNWYRGLGMREENMRWYEHPKEKLSHYSKRTADIEYRFNFGGSEFSELEGVANRTDYDLKAHSAASGQDLVYFDQESKEKYTPYVIEPAAGVNRAMFAFMIDAYVEDEAPNAKGAMEKRTVMRFDPRLAPVKVAVLPLSRNAQLSPKAKGLAADLRKNWNIEFDDAGAIGRRYRRQDEIGTPFCVTVDFDTLEDNAVTVRERDTMKQERVSLDQIQAYLGSRLLGC is encoded by the coding sequence GTGGCCGCCGACAAGATCGAAACCATCGTCAGCCTGAGCAAGCGCCGTGGCTTCGTTTACCCGTGCAGTGAGATCTACGGCGGCTCCAGGGCTGCCTGGGACTACGGTCCGCTGGGTGTCGAGCTCAAGGAGAACATCAAGCGCCAGTGGTGGAAGGCCATGGTCACCGGGCGTGAGGACATCGTCGGCATCGACTCCTCCGTGATCCTGGCCCCCGAGGTCTGGGTGGCCTCCGGTCACGTCGCGACCTTCTCGGACCCGCTGACCGAGTGCACCGCCTGTCACAAGCGTCACCGCGCGGACCACCTGGAAGAGGCCTACGAGGCCAAGCACGGCCGCCTCCCCGAGAACGGCCTGGCCGACATCAACTGCCCCCACTGCGGTGTGAAGGGCCAGTTCACCGAGCCGAAGCAGTTCTCCGGCATGCTGGAGACCCACCTCGGCCCGACCCAGGACACCGGCTCCAAGGCGTACCTGCGCCCCGAGACCGCCCAGGGCATCTTCACCAACTTCGCCCTCGTGCAGACCTCTTCGCGCAAGAAGCCGCCGTTCGGCATCGCGCAGATGGGCAAGTCCTTCCGCAACGAGATCACTCCGGGCAACTTCATCTTCCGCACGCGCGAGTTCGAGCAGATGGAGATGGAGTTCTTCGTCAAGCCGGGCGAGGACGAGCAGTGGCAGGAGTACTGGATGCAGGAGCGGTGGAACTGGTACCGCGGCCTGGGCATGCGCGAGGAGAACATGCGCTGGTACGAGCACCCGAAGGAGAAGCTGTCCCACTACTCGAAGCGCACCGCCGACATCGAGTACCGCTTCAACTTCGGTGGCAGTGAGTTCTCCGAGCTCGAGGGCGTCGCCAACCGTACGGACTACGACCTCAAGGCCCACTCCGCCGCCTCCGGCCAGGACCTCGTCTACTTCGACCAGGAGTCGAAGGAGAAGTACACCCCGTACGTCATCGAGCCGGCGGCCGGTGTCAACCGCGCCATGTTCGCCTTCATGATCGACGCGTACGTCGAGGACGAGGCCCCGAACGCCAAGGGCGCCATGGAGAAGCGCACCGTGATGCGCTTCGACCCGCGCCTGGCCCCGGTCAAGGTCGCCGTCCTGCCGCTGTCCCGCAACGCGCAGCTGTCGCCGAAGGCCAAGGGCCTGGCCGCCGACCTGCGCAAGAACTGGAACATCGAGTTCGACGACGCGGGCGCCATCGGCCGCCGCTACCGCCGCCAGGACGAGATCGGTACGCCGTTCTGCGTCACCGTCGACTTCGACACCCTGGAAGACAACGCGGTGACCGTGCGCGAGCGCGACACGATGAAGCAGGAGCGCGTCTCCCTGGACCAGATCCAGGCCTACCTCGGCAGCCGTCTGCTGGGCTGCTAG
- a CDS encoding TetR family transcriptional regulator, whose protein sequence is MPSASAEPLTPERILETTEEVLRRFGPTKATVVDVARALGVSHGSVYRHFPSKAALREAVTDRWLAKSVVMLEGIASAPGEAAPSKLESWLEALFEAKRHKAGDDPELFATYTVLLAENSGVVDAHLTELINQLTRIIAEGVAAGTLAAPDVPAAARAVFDATGRFHDPQYVAEWLSPTITAEFEAVVGLVIRGLRA, encoded by the coding sequence ATGCCTTCCGCTTCAGCCGAGCCCCTGACCCCCGAGCGCATCCTCGAGACCACCGAGGAAGTGCTGCGCCGCTTCGGCCCGACCAAGGCCACCGTGGTGGACGTGGCGCGCGCCCTGGGCGTCAGCCACGGCAGCGTCTACCGGCACTTCCCCTCGAAGGCGGCGCTACGGGAGGCCGTGACCGACCGCTGGCTCGCCAAGAGCGTGGTCATGCTGGAGGGAATCGCCTCGGCGCCGGGCGAGGCGGCCCCCTCCAAGCTGGAGTCCTGGCTGGAGGCCCTGTTCGAGGCCAAGCGCCACAAGGCGGGCGACGACCCGGAGCTCTTCGCGACCTACACGGTGCTGCTGGCCGAGAACAGCGGGGTGGTCGACGCCCACCTCACGGAGCTGATCAACCAGCTGACCCGGATCATCGCCGAGGGCGTCGCCGCCGGCACCCTGGCCGCGCCCGACGTGCCGGCCGCCGCGCGCGCCGTCTTCGACGCCACCGGCCGCTTCCATGATCCCCAGTACGTGGCGGAGTGGCTCTCCCCCACGATCACGGCGGAGTTCGAGGCCGTCGTCGGGCTGGTCATCAGGGGCCTGCGCGCCTGA
- a CDS encoding metal ABC transporter substrate-binding protein: MNVRRLIPTAALAGAVALAGAALTACSGASAAGTDKDGKLGVTASFYPLQFLAEQIGGDHVKVSTLTKPGVEPHDLEITPKQTAQLADSDVVLYLKGLQPAVDKAVAQSGVKNTVDAATLTKLETHSASGHEDHDHAVEGEPEGAHHDHGESGEDPHVWLDPVKYAEIAKGFGASLEKTDPGHAADYRKNTDALLAKLAALDTEFKDGLKNPASRTFITTHSAFGYLAERYGLDQEGISGVDPESEPSPARMKELQAVAKKDNVTTVFFETLASDKTAKSLARDTGLTTDVLDPLEGITAASQGADYFEVMRSNLKNLQKALGSK; the protein is encoded by the coding sequence ATGAACGTACGACGCCTCATACCCACCGCCGCGCTCGCCGGTGCCGTCGCCCTCGCCGGCGCGGCCCTCACCGCCTGCTCCGGGGCCAGTGCCGCGGGCACGGACAAGGACGGCAAGCTCGGCGTGACGGCGTCGTTCTACCCCCTGCAGTTCCTCGCCGAGCAGATAGGCGGGGACCACGTGAAGGTCTCCACCCTGACCAAGCCGGGCGTCGAACCGCACGACCTGGAGATCACACCCAAGCAGACGGCGCAGCTCGCCGACTCGGACGTGGTCCTCTACCTCAAGGGCCTCCAGCCCGCCGTGGACAAGGCGGTCGCCCAGTCCGGCGTGAAGAACACCGTCGACGCGGCCACGCTCACCAAGCTGGAGACCCACTCCGCCTCCGGCCACGAGGACCACGACCACGCCGTCGAGGGCGAGCCCGAGGGCGCCCACCACGACCACGGCGAGTCCGGAGAGGACCCCCACGTCTGGCTCGACCCGGTCAAGTACGCCGAGATCGCCAAGGGCTTCGGCGCCTCCCTGGAGAAGACCGACCCCGGCCACGCGGCGGACTACCGCAAGAACACCGACGCACTGCTGGCCAAACTGGCCGCGCTGGACACCGAGTTCAAGGACGGCCTGAAGAACCCGGCCTCCAGGACCTTCATCACCACCCATTCCGCTTTCGGCTACCTCGCCGAGCGCTACGGCCTCGACCAGGAGGGCATCTCCGGCGTCGACCCCGAGTCCGAGCCCAGCCCGGCCCGGATGAAGGAACTCCAGGCCGTGGCGAAGAAGGACAATGTCACGACCGTGTTCTTCGAGACCCTGGCCAGCGACAAGACCGCCAAGAGCCTCGCCCGGGACACGGGCCTGACGACGGACGTGCTCGACCCCCTGGAGGGCATCACGGCCGCGTCGCAGGGCGCCGACTACTTCGAGGTCATGCGGTCCAACCTGAAGAACCTCCAGAAGGCACTCGGAAGCAAGTGA
- a CDS encoding MFS transporter produces the protein MHHMSGVDHRSRRHRLLVLGICCMSLLIVSLDNTVLNVALPAMRREFDASVSGMQWTIDAYTLVIASLLILAGATADRIGRRKVFAWGLVLFTAGSVLCSLAPGLHWLIVFRMVQAVGGAMLNPVAMSIITNTFTDPKERARAIGVWGAVVGISMAAGPLIGGLLVDSVGWRSIFWVNLPVGLAALALTLRFVPESRSERPRRPDPVGQLLVVVLLGGVTYAIIEAPAEGWNSPPILACALGAAAALGGLLFYESRRKDPLIDPRFFRSAPFSGATVIAVSTFASLSGFLFLTTLYLQEVRGLNALDAGLHMLPMAAMAFLCAPVSGRLVASHGPRPSLLVSGVAMGASGLLFAAFSAEASTPLMFTGYVLFGIGFGLVNAPITNTALSGMPRSQAGVAAAVASTSRQTGGALGVAVIGAVLAAGTSGGADFATATRPAWWIITGCALVVLVVGALTTGPWAHATALRTARALEPSPSTPSAPPSPPPGQAPGPRMDGGLPPAPGPAPAG, from the coding sequence ATGCATCACATGAGTGGCGTGGATCACCGGAGCCGTCGGCACCGCCTGCTCGTCCTGGGCATCTGCTGCATGAGCCTGCTGATCGTCAGCCTGGACAACACCGTCCTGAACGTGGCCCTGCCGGCGATGCGCCGCGAGTTCGACGCGTCGGTCTCGGGGATGCAGTGGACGATCGACGCCTACACCCTGGTCATCGCCTCGCTGCTGATACTGGCCGGGGCCACGGCGGACCGGATCGGGCGGCGGAAGGTCTTCGCCTGGGGGCTGGTGCTGTTCACGGCGGGATCGGTGCTGTGCTCCCTGGCGCCCGGGCTGCACTGGCTGATCGTCTTCCGGATGGTCCAGGCCGTCGGCGGGGCCATGCTCAACCCCGTCGCCATGTCGATCATCACCAACACCTTCACCGACCCGAAGGAGCGCGCCCGCGCCATCGGCGTCTGGGGCGCGGTGGTCGGCATCTCCATGGCCGCCGGACCGCTGATCGGCGGGCTGCTGGTGGACTCGGTGGGCTGGCGGTCGATCTTCTGGGTCAACCTGCCCGTCGGGCTGGCCGCCCTGGCGCTGACCCTGCGGTTCGTGCCGGAGTCCCGCTCCGAGCGGCCGCGGCGGCCGGACCCGGTGGGGCAGCTCCTCGTCGTGGTGCTGCTGGGCGGGGTGACCTACGCGATCATCGAGGCGCCGGCCGAGGGCTGGAACTCCCCGCCGATCCTGGCGTGCGCGCTGGGGGCCGCGGCCGCGCTGGGCGGGCTGCTGTTCTACGAGTCCCGGCGCAAGGACCCGCTGATCGACCCCCGGTTCTTCCGCAGCGCCCCGTTCAGCGGGGCGACCGTGATCGCGGTGAGCACCTTCGCCTCGCTCTCCGGGTTCCTCTTCCTGACCACCCTCTACCTCCAGGAGGTGCGGGGGCTGAACGCGCTGGACGCGGGGCTGCACATGCTGCCGATGGCCGCGATGGCCTTCCTGTGCGCGCCGGTCTCCGGGCGGCTGGTGGCCAGCCACGGGCCGCGGCCCTCGCTGCTGGTGTCGGGGGTGGCCATGGGCGCGAGCGGGCTGCTGTTCGCGGCGTTCTCGGCGGAGGCCTCCACTCCGCTGATGTTCACCGGGTACGTCCTCTTCGGCATCGGCTTCGGCCTGGTCAACGCCCCGATCACCAATACGGCGCTGTCCGGGATGCCGCGTTCCCAGGCGGGGGTGGCGGCCGCGGTGGCCTCCACCAGCCGGCAGACCGGCGGGGCGCTGGGCGTGGCGGTGATAGGGGCGGTGCTGGCGGCCGGGACCTCGGGCGGCGCCGACTTCGCGACGGCGACCCGGCCCGCGTGGTGGATCATCACCGGCTGCGCGCTCGTGGTGCTGGTCGTCGGGGCCCTCACCACCGGCCCGTGGGCCCATGCCACCGCGCTGCGGACGGCGCGGGCCCTGGAGCCGTCGCCCTCCACCCCCTCCGCTCCCCCCTCTCCCCCGCCGGGGCAGGCGCCGGGCCCCCGGATGGACGGCGGGCTGCCCCCGGCTCCCGGTCCGGCTCCGGCGGGCTGA
- a CDS encoding VC0807 family protein, whose translation MSTAAVQPSPPARSGGAAAIGLILTIALSIVAPIVTYNTLVDDHGWSEASALLVSGAWPVLDSAIMVAWRRKLDEFAMVTLVFLAITAAVSLIGTHSTRALLVKDSAVTGLFGLLCLATLLAPRPLMFYFGRKFGTDGTPAGVAYYNNLWRFEGFRNAQRRMTLVWGVVSLIEAAVRIVLSCVLDTSTMVTISPFMIYGTLGGLALWTVGFVKRTKAEGEKRAAAAAAPAGGAAA comes from the coding sequence TTGTCCACGGCAGCAGTACAGCCCTCACCTCCCGCACGCTCCGGCGGAGCCGCCGCCATCGGCTTGATCCTGACGATCGCGCTCAGCATCGTCGCGCCGATCGTCACCTACAACACGCTCGTCGACGACCACGGGTGGAGCGAGGCCTCGGCCCTGCTCGTCAGTGGCGCCTGGCCGGTCCTCGACAGCGCCATCATGGTGGCCTGGCGGCGCAAGCTGGACGAGTTCGCCATGGTCACCCTGGTGTTCCTGGCGATCACGGCCGCCGTCTCCCTCATCGGCACCCACTCCACCCGGGCCCTGCTGGTCAAGGACTCCGCCGTCACCGGGCTGTTCGGGCTGCTGTGCCTGGCCACGCTGCTGGCGCCGCGTCCGCTGATGTTCTACTTCGGCCGGAAGTTCGGCACGGACGGCACCCCGGCGGGCGTGGCGTACTACAACAACCTGTGGCGGTTCGAGGGCTTCCGCAACGCCCAGCGCCGCATGACCCTCGTCTGGGGCGTGGTCTCCCTGATCGAGGCGGCCGTCCGGATCGTCCTGTCGTGCGTCCTGGACACCTCCACCATGGTGACCATCAGCCCGTTCATGATCTACGGCACGCTCGGCGGCCTGGCCCTGTGGACCGTCGGCTTCGTCAAGCGCACCAAGGCGGAGGGCGAGAAGCGCGCCGCCGCCGCGGCCGCCCCGGCCGGGGGCGCCGCGGCCTGA
- a CDS encoding metal ABC transporter ATP-binding protein — protein sequence MQSTSREPEDQPVISLRGATASLGSRPVLRGIDLTVRRGEVVALLGANGSGKSTAVRAVVGQVPLTAGTLSLFGTEFRRFRQWSRIGYVPQRTTAASGVPATVREVVSAGRLARSRFGILRKADKAAVEGALALVDMEEYADASVNALSGGQHQRVLIARALAVEPELLIMDEPMAGVDLGNQGVLANAVRQQVAAGTTVLLVLHELGPLEPLIDRAVVLRDGCVTHDGPPPEAVGQHALPGHDHVHPHAAHDAEPLRTGLLS from the coding sequence ATGCAGTCCACGTCGCGGGAACCCGAGGACCAGCCCGTCATATCCCTGCGCGGGGCCACCGCCTCGCTCGGCTCGCGCCCCGTGCTGCGCGGGATCGACCTGACCGTGCGCCGCGGCGAGGTCGTCGCGCTGCTCGGCGCCAACGGCTCCGGCAAGTCCACCGCCGTACGCGCCGTCGTCGGCCAGGTGCCGCTCACCGCCGGCACCCTGTCCCTCTTCGGCACCGAGTTCCGGCGCTTCCGCCAGTGGTCGCGCATCGGGTACGTCCCCCAGCGCACCACCGCCGCCAGCGGCGTCCCGGCCACCGTCCGCGAGGTCGTCTCCGCCGGCCGGCTCGCCCGCTCCCGCTTCGGGATCCTGCGCAAGGCCGACAAGGCGGCCGTCGAGGGCGCCCTGGCGCTGGTCGACATGGAGGAGTACGCCGACGCCTCGGTCAACGCCCTCTCCGGCGGACAGCACCAGCGCGTGCTCATCGCCAGGGCGCTGGCCGTCGAGCCCGAGCTGCTGATCATGGACGAACCGATGGCGGGCGTGGACCTCGGCAACCAGGGAGTCCTCGCGAACGCCGTACGGCAGCAGGTGGCGGCCGGCACGACCGTCCTGCTCGTCCTGCACGAGCTGGGCCCGCTGGAGCCGCTGATCGACCGGGCCGTGGTCCTGCGCGACGGCTGCGTCACCCACGACGGCCCGCCGCCGGAGGCCGTGGGCCAGCACGCCCTGCCCGGCCACGACCACGTACACCCCCACGCGGCGCACGACGCCGAGCCCCTGCGGACGGGACTGCTGAGCTGA
- a CDS encoding Fur family transcriptional regulator, with translation MATAPGETNTAPVRGRSTRQRAAVAAALDEVDEFRSAQELHDMLKHRGDSVGLTTVYRTLQSLADAGEVDVLRTSDGESVYRRCSTGDHHHHLVCRKCGKAVEVEGPAVEKWAESIAAEHGFVNVAHTVEIFGTCADCAAAG, from the coding sequence GTGGCGACTGCGCCTGGCGAGACGAATACCGCGCCAGTACGAGGACGATCCACCCGGCAGCGGGCCGCCGTGGCGGCGGCGCTGGACGAGGTGGACGAGTTCCGCAGTGCCCAGGAGCTGCACGACATGCTCAAGCACCGCGGCGATTCCGTGGGCCTGACCACCGTGTACCGCACCCTCCAGTCCCTGGCGGACGCCGGCGAGGTGGACGTGCTGCGCACCAGCGACGGTGAGTCCGTCTACCGCCGCTGCTCCACGGGCGATCACCACCACCACCTGGTCTGCCGCAAGTGCGGCAAGGCCGTCGAGGTGGAGGGGCCGGCGGTGGAGAAGTGGGCGGAGTCCATCGCGGCCGAGCACGGCTTCGTGAACGTGGCCCACACCGTCGAGATCTTCGGCACCTGCGCGGACTGCGCGGCCGCCGGCTAG
- a CDS encoding isoprenyl transferase, with product MAVRGFLGLSRREYATPEPHPTGARPPKIPGELVPEHVAIVMDGNGRWAKERGLPRTEGHKVGAERVLDVLQGAIEMGVKNISLYAFSTENWKRSPDEVRFLMNFNRDFIRKTRDQLDALGIRVRWVGRMPKLWKSVAKELQVAQEQTKGNDKLTLYFCMNYGGRAEIADAAQALAEDVKAGRLDPSKVTEKTLAKYLYYPDMPDVDLFLRPSGEQRTSNYLIWQSAYAEMVFQDVLWPDFDRIHLWDACLEYAKRDRRFGGAVPNQPEGSES from the coding sequence ATGGCAGTACGCGGATTCCTGGGACTCTCCCGCCGTGAGTACGCGACCCCCGAACCGCACCCGACCGGCGCCCGCCCGCCGAAGATCCCGGGCGAGCTGGTCCCGGAGCACGTCGCGATCGTGATGGACGGCAACGGCCGCTGGGCCAAGGAGCGGGGCCTGCCGCGCACCGAGGGCCACAAGGTCGGCGCCGAGCGCGTCCTCGACGTCCTCCAGGGCGCGATCGAGATGGGCGTCAAGAACATCTCGCTGTACGCCTTCTCCACCGAGAACTGGAAGCGCTCGCCCGACGAGGTGCGCTTCCTGATGAACTTCAACCGCGACTTCATCCGCAAGACCCGCGACCAGCTCGACGCGCTCGGCATCCGGGTGCGCTGGGTGGGCCGCATGCCCAAGCTGTGGAAGTCCGTGGCCAAGGAGCTCCAGGTCGCCCAGGAGCAGACCAAGGGCAACGACAAGCTGACCCTGTACTTCTGCATGAACTACGGCGGCCGCGCCGAGATCGCCGACGCCGCGCAGGCCCTCGCCGAGGACGTGAAGGCGGGCCGGCTCGACCCGTCGAAGGTCACCGAGAAGACCCTCGCCAAGTACCTCTACTACCCGGACATGCCGGACGTGGACCTGTTCCTGCGCCCCAGCGGCGAGCAGCGCACGTCCAACTACCTGATCTGGCAGAGCGCCTACGCGGAGATGGTCTTCCAGGACGTCCTGTGGCCGGACTTCGACCGGATCCACCTGTGGGACGCCTGCCTGGAGTACGCCAAGCGCGACCGCCGCTTCGGCGGCGCGGTCCCGAACCAGCCCGAGGGCTCCGAGAGCTGA